TACATGTATCCCACTAATCCGAACTAAGTAATTCCCATTTCTACTTCCCCTTAGCCAGATTTCAAAATGCCCATAACTGAGATGCCAACCAACAAAAGTGGAAATGTGATGAAGGGGATGTTGTGGTAGACAGAGGCCGTGGTCTAATTATTTGTGTTTAAGATATGTTTTGTAAAATGGATTACATGAATACACTGCTAGGGCTCCTCCAGGGCCATCCAAGAAGCCCTGAAGCTTCAGCTTCATCACTTTCACAGAGAATCTGCCTCTGATCCAAACTTTGTGAAATAATAGTTTAAACAGTCTCCACTTTCTTACCTTCTAATAACTTGCTTCTAAATATATTGTAAATGCACACACAAGACATGAGCCGTTTTTAcaggaacactttttttttttttaacaggacaAAACATTATTAAAGCTAAAATGTCACCATCTACTCTCCCCAATCCCACTCCCTCTCTGACTGTGTCTCTCAACATCCAATCCCCTTGCTCACTCCACACTACCCACTCACCGCCTCCTTGCTGTTGTTTACGTATGGCAGGCAAacccctgccccagggcctttgctctGGCTCTTTCCTCTGTCTGGGTCCCTCTTACGCCAGATATCCTCTTGGCCACCTCTCTCCTCCAAGTCTTTGCTCAGATGTGACCTACTTATCACCTTATAAATGAAGTTCACCCTTTTACCCCTACCAGTACTTGTGACTCCCCTTACCCTATTCTAGGTTTTCTCCTCTGTCATGGCAATTATCACCTCCTTACATACTATATAGTGTGTTCGGTTAGCGTGTTCATTGCTTACGTCTTTTCACCCCACTCTAACGCAAGCTCGGTTAAGGTAGGGATCTTTGCTGCTTAGTTCACTGATGTATCCCAAGTGTCTCAAATCGTGCCTGACAGATAGTTCTCAACAAACATTAGCTTTTAATCATCCTTTGGCTTACCTTAGTGGTCATCTCCTCCGAAGAGatttttcttagtattttctcaattttctatCCCTACCCTCCAGATAGGAATACATTCCCATAGCCCACTGTGTTTATTGTCAGGACTCAGAAAACAATGCCCCAAACTCATGGCCTCAGAAGCAGCCTTGGAAGGGaaagtttttctctgaccttctcctgctcTCCTGTCTATCAGTCCCATTCTCCCCTAGGCTAGCCACAGACACTGAAATCCCTCTTTCCTAAGGCGGGCCATAGAAGCCAAaaccccttttccccaaagccagctgTAAAACTTAAATATACCACCCTAACTTTCCTTGAGCCtttctatgtaaaaaaaaaaaaaaaaaagccataaagaaattatctgacctaTCTTGTTTAATTGTGAATCATAAGACCCCCATTCTAGAGAGGGCCTGCCCCACAcgcaggaggaaggaaggaatccgGCACAGAAAGACCAAGCagaatctagacagacaggccttgctgggttttccCCAAACAGTCTATTGGCATTCGATCataccctttttgtccaatcatatttctcCATGACTGTTTTGTTTCAACAAAGCAACTCCATATGctttgttgaacctaagcataaaaacgAACGATTTGCCCTGGACTGTTTAGTTTTCATTGGAAGTCCATTCATTCCCCAGGCTCTGCTTACACGTTAATCTGTATGCCTTTCTTCCTTAATCTGCCTCTTGTCAGTGATTTTTGGCAAACTttcagaaggggaaggggaagcttTCCCTTGGTCCCCACATTACCTTTATAACAGTCACCAATATAACATATTAGGATTATTAGTTTGTGTGTCTGTCCTCCCACATtgttgtattaaatatttttaaatagaataatGTACTTTTTATGTCTATGCCTCTAGGGACTAACAAAATGCTTACTGAGCTAGGAATAGACAGGAAACACAAGACCAGAGAGGAGATATGACTTGTCATCAGTTTACTTGAAATTCTACTGGTATGAGAGTAAGGGAGAGAGCCAGGCCCAACCTCAGTTGGCCTTactcaattcttttattttctggggATAGTGCTAGATGAATTATAAGCAACACCCCCTTCCCCCATGCCCACTTTTCAAGCTCCAACTTTTCTTGAGTTCCTGAGCAGGAGACCTGGACTTCCAATGAAAACCATACTCACTTCTCCTAAGCAGAAATCCCTTCCTTCTCGCCTGTTCCACCAGCCCAGGCTATACCCTAGGCCTCTCAGCAACACTGCCTTCTCTATGTCAGGTCTGACTCTGACTCTCATTGGCAGGTCGCTTGGTACATATGACCGTGGTCTCCGGCAGCAGTGTTACTCTGAACATCTCTGAGAGCCTGCCTGAGAACTACAAACAACTAACCTGGTTTTATACTTTCGACCAGAAGATTGTAGAATGGGATTCCGGAAAATCTAAGTACTTTGAATCCAAATTTAAAGGCAGGGTCAGACTTGATCCTCAAAGTGGTGCACTGTACATCTCTAAGGTCCAGAAAGAGGACAACAGCACCTACGTCATGAGGGTGTTGAAAAAGGATGGGTATGAGCAAGAATGGAAGATCAAGCTGCAGGTGCTTGGTGAGTCAGGGGAGCCAAAGGGCAAATCCCCACTCCAGTGGCCCCGGATGGACCACTGTGGCTTCCTGGGAGGCATGGGGCATTCtcggggaggaggagaggaaaaccTCAGGACAGGTTTGATTCATTTTTCCTTGATGCAATTCTATTTGGGAGTAAGCCGAGGTCAACAGACCCCCAAATTAACAATCTTAGGACATTTAACACCTCTTCTGAAGTTAGTGAGTCTGAGCTTTGAAGAGAAGGAAAACTAGAGGTTTCctatttccttcattttgtcCTGTGATCATCCTAAATCAGCTCAGCTCATCTTAATTATATCTCTGAAATTAGGTTTCACTGGACTTAAGATAAAAGAGAATGTATTAATATAAAGAATGGGGCAGGAGTTATTAGGAGAATTTTTCAACTTTCATAATGGGCGGGACAAAAAAACTTCCACTCATAGCTACAGTCTAACCAGTTTATATTGAATAAGGACCAGGACATTATACTTGGAGCCAGACAGACTTGGGTTCAAAACTCTGGTCAGTTGCTGACTAGCCATGCAAACTTGAAAAAAGATCTTCACATCTCCATGCCCATATTAGGTAAGACTCTTTCGATAGCAAGTAACAGAAACTAATCCAATGTACCTTTACCAAAAAAGAAGAATTTAGTTTAAGAAACTGGGGCTATTTAAAGCAATTAAAAGAGCTAGGAAGTGCTGAAGGGGAGAAGATTGAAAACCAGGGTCAAGCTAGAACCCCTAGCTTCAGGAATCTGTGGACTGTGCCTATGGATTTGGATTCCTGCCATTTTACACATGTTATCTCTCAAAGCTTAGACTTTTGCTCCTCTGAGTTTCAATTCTCAGGGCAATTTAAAGACAGAGAAACTGATAGTCCCAATTTAGTTCAAGTATGTGTACCTGATATAAACAATTATGGTGAAAGGGTCAGATTATAAGGCAGAAACATGGATATGGGGAGAGCTCCAGCGGTTGGGGTATGCAATTCTTGTAGAAGAGTGGGGCTAAGTGTCCAAGAGTGGTGCTCCCTTGAGAGCCTTAGGTTCTTCATCATATTATGAGAATAATTCTACTTACCTTTTAGGATGTTATTAGTATCAAAGTAGATAAGgaaagtgaaaacattttttaaaatgtcaaaacgTGCAAATGAAGAGTGTTGTATACATTCAAGTTCCACCAGCCAGACAGTCCCTGATCCAAGCAGATTCCCTTCTCACTCTTCTTCCATGTCATATGGGCTGAAAATTCAGAAAGTCCTGGGAACAAAAATATTCAAGGTCTCTTACAGTGGTTTTCTGGTTAACACGCtcgacaagatttttttttttaaagccctaaTGTGTATCATTTACCAACTTTGtaatttctgtggtttaaatACCACTACCACAGTTGATTTCAGTAAACTAATGGTTTCACAAAAAGCTTGCAAAATTTCTGAGTACTTAAAAATCCACAAACTGTCTTGGGCTTCAGCATACCCTGCCTGAGGGTAAGATTTCCAGGATGTggttagcagaaaaaaaaatggtcctCTGGTCCAGCCCAAGCATTTCTGACAGCTCATAGCGAGCATCTTGGAGCTGGACAGCCCAAGCTGGCTCAATTAATTCCATCAGCAAAGTGTCCAGTGCTATGCTGATCACCATGGGAAATGCAGAAGGAATGTAAGATATGAGGCCAGAACACAGGAAATGATGAAAACCAGGATAAAAATTGCTCAATTAAAGCATGTAGGGGAAGTCCAGTCAACTTTTGTCTCCTCTGTAGTCTGAGCAATCTTTTAGCAATCTGAGATTGGCTTCACAGAGGAGACAAAACTAGAGTTCTAGAGACTAGATTGGTAGAGCTTCTAGAGCCTCTCCACACATACAACCAAGAGACAAGCTCTGATCTGGTCAATTCTCTGCCATATTTTAATCTTATGGGGTTTGAACTGCATTGATTCTGCAGATGTTTTGCCCTTGACCAGAATGAAAAGATCTCAGAGGACTGCAGGTAAACCAGCCTTAGCCAAGGAAAGACCAGATGCAGGGACTATCTCTCATTCTCTCTGGCAGCAGTACAACAATAATAATGGTAAAATGACCTCTAGAATGTATGCAATACTTACATTCTGCAAAAAGCAATTATCCATGACAGGTGACATTTTATCTTTACTAGCATTGTGTAATGAGGTAGAGTCAGTTTACAGATGACAGCAAGGGGTTTAACTACCTTGCCTAATGTCACTCCACTAGAGTCAAGTCCAGGACCCAGACTGGTCTCACTCCAAAACTAGTGTTTCTGTGCCTGCttgcctcccttcccttcctttcccttcccttcccttcccttccttcctttctctctttctctttcttcctttctttcttcttcttcttttttttttttttgaaggtcttctccttctcctttttgaAGGTCTGCTGGAATGCAGGGGTACAATCATAGTttattgcagcctcgaactcctgggctacagcaatcctcctacctcagcctcctgagtatcagggactacaagtgcacaccaccacagctggctacttttattttctatttctttgtgaaaactgagtctctctatgttgcccaggctggtctctaactcctggctgcaagcaatcctcctgcctcagcctcccaaagtgctgggattacaggtgtcagccactgcacctggttgtGTTTTATCCTTTCTATCTCATAActacttcattcattctttcacaaGATACTTATAGAATACCTGCCATGTGGCAGGGATTGTGCCAGACATGGAGATACCAAAGTTAGCAGACCAATCTGTTTGTCACAATTGACGTGGCTGGAAGTTACATGAAGTTCTCTGTAGCTCTGCCAGAGTCTACAAGGCTGGCACCTGCACTGGATAGTTGTGCAAAGGACTTTGCCACGCACAGGCAGGTACCTCTTACCTTAGGACTCTTGCCAAATCTGAACCCGATAATTCTTGAGAGACAGACCAGTCAAGGTGCCTGCCATGAACCATTGCTAGAGAAGGGTCCCTGAGCATCTCAGACAGTTGGTATACTAAGTCTGACCCCAGCAAGTCTCTGGGCTATTCGTTCAAACTCACACATGATCATAACCCCATTTTGTTCCCAGAGCATATAATGGACTCTGGCGCCCCCTCCAGGACCCAGCTTAGCTTCACTGCCTAGGAGCAGCGCTTGCAGTCTGTGAGgcctcaggaggtcaaggctgctcaCTGGCTCCCTCTGTAGAACTTCTTCTTCAtgactctgcctcctggggcaCTCAGGCCCCTTCCCTGGGTCCCTTCGTTCTTTGTTAGCTAAACCTTCATAGCACGAATGCCTCACTGTCTCATCTTATAACATCCTCCTCGCTTTCAGACCCTGTACCCAAGCCTGTCATCAAAATTGAGAAGAGAGAAGATGTGGATGACAACTGTTATCTGAAACTGTCATGTGTCATACCTGGCGAGTCTGTAAACTACACCTGGTATGGGGAACTCCCGAAGGAGATCCAGAACAGTGTTCTTGAAACCACCCTTAAGCCACACAAACACTCCAGGTGTTATACTTGCCAAGTCAGCAATTCCGTGAGCAGCAAGAATGGCACGTTCTGCTTCAGTCCACCCTGTACCGCGGGTAAGAAGGATCCCTGGGAGCTGAGGGGGGCACAGGGTAACTGGAGTTCTGTTGAACGAAGAAAGGCTGGGGGTTCTATGCAGCCTCCTTGCACGGTGTTGTGGTCAATCCCTAAGGTGTCTGGGAGAGCTGGGAGATGTGGGTTCTGCCGCCAGCTCTACGACCAACTCCCAGCCAGCTCACCTCACCTTCGTGGGACTCAGTGTTCTCACCTGCAAAGGACGTTTGACAGAGATCTCTGAtgcttctcttccctctcccggTATAACAAAGCATAGTCCTGACACCTGAGGCCAGGGTCATCGTAGAGCAGTCTGAAACATCAGGGTGAGCAGGGAGAAGGAAGGGCAAGTGGGCAAGCAGCTGTCTAGAGGAGCTTCGTTCGACAGCCAAAGTCAGCCAAAGAAAGAGGGACCGAGGTCGTTAGATAGCCAAAGTCAGCTAAGGAAAGAGGGACTGAGGAGATGGGCCTGAGAGAGGCCATCGAACAGGCATGAGAGCCTGAGCTTCAGGCGAAGCTTCTCCTCCTCAGGCTGATGTTCCTAGGTGAAGTTAGGAAGCCAAATTCCCCTGTCTCCTGGGAGGATCCACTCATTGGAGTGTCACACCTGCTCCAGATCAGGCCTACACTGGTGCTAGCATGGGACAGCTAAGGCCGTGGGTTTTAGAGTCGGTCACAGCTGAGATCGCTTCTAGGACTGTCACTTACTAGCTAAACAAGTTTCTTAGCTTCCCCAAGTCATGTTCTTCCTAAATAAAGGACAAAATAACAGTTCTTATCTCGTACTAAGGATTCAATGAGACAAGACATGGAACCTGCCTATCACAGTGCTTGACAAGTCCTTAGTAAGCGGGAGCTAAATGAGATGCAGTCTCTTAGAGTTTTAGGGACCCCTTAATAAACTTGGATCAGTATCTCCAGCACTCTGGGCCCTGTACCCTCCACAATCCTGAAATCAGATCCCTGAGCCCTGGCGTACACATTCTTCTAGAATAACTCAGACCTGAGGTGCTCACCTTCACCTGTGACCCCTGTCATGCCCAGTCAGCAGGGATTCTGGCCTCTGAGAACGTTGCTGTTTCATGGTCTTCCTGGGCTCTGTCTATGCTCCTCATCTGCACTGATTTCTTTATCTCTACTCTCACATGTGGACTACGGAGCCTGCATGCTCTTCCTTATTCTTCCTGACTCATTGGAGTTAGGAGCAGCCTCTCCTGATATGCCCTGTTCTTCTGCCACCACAGAGCCACTGTGACAGTTTGGTGTTTGACCATGAGAACACAATTTAGCTGGTGGTTCCAATACCACTTTCATATCAATATCACATCCTGAGATCCAGAAAAAGGCAGAAGCACATTCCTTGtcctctataaaatgggtgtGACTGTTCATCCGAAGAGTGggttaaaacaataataaatccattttctttttggaAGGGTAAACCCATCTATCAGTTTTTAGTCACCCAAATTATCCTAGAAAGCGCCCTCAAACTCCCTTCCCTATTGTATCActcattccttttttgttttgattttctccagctcagccctgccccaccccagcatCTAAGTTTTCCTTccatcctctttctttttctttccttttctgtcttcctttcccttcccttcttctttctaGCTAGTGCAGATACTTAGTGGGGTGGAGAAACAAGGAAAGGAAGTGATCCTTTTCTCTCTAAAGTCAGTTGTGCATTGTATTATGTGGTCATCTGTCTGTACCTGAAGAGCTACCCTACCTCATTGATGTCCAGAGTAGGGCAGTGATGCTTTCCCAGGCCACAGATATGTCAAGATAACCTTTGAGCACAGGACCCAGCTAAGCCAGTGATATTTAAGGAATTTCTGcactttttatactttatgtttgGGGAGATTGAGGAAGAGAATGTCCCAGGCAAATACGATGGGATTCGGGGAAGAAATTCATTCCACTGTTCTGTGAGCTCCCACACCAGTGTCCAGTAACCCTGCCCCTTCTCAATACATTAGTCAAGATACCTAAGTGTATAGGATTTTCTTGCTCTTTCAGCCCGGTCCTTTGGAGTAGAATGGATTGCAAGTTGGTTGGTGGTCACAGTGCCCATCATTCTTGGCCTGTTACTTATCTGAGATGAGCTCTTTTAACTCAAGTGAAACTTCAAGGCCAGAGGATCTTGCCTGTTGGTAACCATGCTCCTCACCAGGACAGAAACTGTATAGGATGAATGGAAGCATGCTGCTGAATTATCAACGAGGATTTTCAAGTTAACTTTTAAGAACTggctattatttaattttatatctctTGGTGGTTTTCTAGTAAACATATAGACATAGAGATACACACATGTTTTTCCCACCAAAAATTGTGACAACACCgtgaatgttttattatttttttaaaaataaacatttgatatAATTGTCAACTAACTGAATTCCTGAAGTTGTCCCAAATCTGTCAGACAGTGCCTGCTCCATCAGCCGGGAGAAACTGGAATCTGGAAACACAGAGGGGAGAGTCTGGGGCCACTGGCTCCTGTGTGTCAACACAGCTGAGGAGCCAATTTGTGCTACCTCTGACTCTTATTCCAACATCCATGCCAAGCCTCCTGGGGTGCCAGCTCCCCTGCCAAGCCTTTGCCTCCTTTCCAATGGCTTGCCTTGCTCTGGCCCCTCTGAGGACCACTCTCCTTAAGTCTGCTGCAAATATAGGTTCAGGCTTGCTCCCTCAGAAGGAAGGATGCAGCTCTATCTCATAAGAAGCCTTCCTGCCCCACAGGCCTTGCGCAGGGAGCTGagttctctctcctcttttccatTGACGCTGTGTGGGCAACTTCTCAACTCCCAGTTGTTTCATGGGATCCCAAAAAACCTTCAGATCGACACAGTGGTCTCACCAGAGTTGTCCACTATGTGCAGGTAGGAGTCCCCAGGCCCACCAATGACGTAACACCTGGGATTTTTGCTTAATGTCCCCTCCTCTAAGTCTCCTCATGTGCCTGGAGCTGAGAGAGTCACAACAGAATGCAATTCCCCTTCAGAAAAATCTGCCCGCCACAGACTGCTCGCCTTTAAAACCAGACCAGCCTCCCTAACCGCATTTGTGGCCCTTCCCTCCTCACCCCATCTCCTTGGTGATAGAGACGGTGCTGTGTGTGTTTGCCACACCTTCTCATTTTCCCCTGGGTGAGTGAAAAAACTCCttgtcccagctacttttgtGTTTAGCTGGAGCCATGTCATGAAATCTGCCCAAAAGAAAGTGGGTGGAATGGATATGGCAGGAGTGAAGGACTTCAGAAAGTGGGGCTACATGATGCAAGGAACTGCAACGGAGCCATTGCTTGGAAGGCAGCTGCCTGCCCTGCATTGCACAAGCATGATAAGAAAGGTAGGCTTTTGTCTTTTCCACAAGTCAACCTGGGCTCCCGAAGAAACCCACCACCCCAAGaccagcctgtagtcccatccAAAATAACTTCTGAGCAGCCTGCATCCCCATCGGAACTCACTTCTGAGCAGCTTGCATCCCCATCGGAACTCACTTCTGAGCAGCCTGCATCCCATCCAAACTAAGCCCTGAGCAACCTGTCTCCTCATATGAACTCACCCCCAAACAGCCTGCATCCCATCCGAACTCACCCCTGAGCAGCCTGAAGCCCCGTCCGAACTCACCCCTGAGAAGCCTGCATCCCCATCCCAGCTCACCCCTGAGCAGCCTGCATCCCACCAGAACTCACCCCTGAGCAGCCTGCCTCCCACCAGAACTCACCCCTGAGCAGCCTGCATCCCATCCGAGCTCACCCCTGAGCAGCCTGCATCCCCATCCCAACTCACCCCTGAGCAGCCTGCATCCCATCCGAGCTCACCCCTGAGCAGCCTGCATCCCATCCGAGCTCACCCCTGAGCAGCCTGCATCCCACCAGAACTCACCCCTGAGCAGCCTGCATCCCACCAGAACTCAACCCTGAGCAGCCTGCATCCCATCCGAGCTCACCCCTGAGCAGCCTGCATCCCCATCCCAACTCACCCCTGAGCAGCCTGCATCCCACCAGAACTCAACCCTGAGCAGCCTGCATCCCATCCGAGCTCACCCCTGAGCAGCCTGCATCCCCATCCCAACTCACCCCTGAGCAGCCTGCATCCCCATCCCAACTCACCCCTGAGCAGCCTGCATCCCCATCCCAACTCACCCCTGAGCAGCCTGCATCCCATCCGAGCTCACCCCTGAGCAGCCTGCATCCCATCCGAGCTCACCCCTGAGCAGCCTGCATCCCATCCGAGCTCACCCCTGAGCAGCCTGCATCCCCATCCCAACTCATCCCTGAGCAGCCTGCATCCCATCCGagctgacccctgagcagcctgcaTCCCATCCGAACTCACCCCTGAGCAGCCTGCATCCCATCCGAGCTGACCCCTGAGCAGTCTGCATCCCATCCGAGCTCACCCCTGAGCAGCCTGAAGCCCCATCCCAACTCACCTCTGAGTAGTCTGCATCCCTATCCCAACTCACCCCTGAGCAGCCTGCATTCCCATCCGAACTCATCCCTCAGCAGCCTGCATCCCCATCCGAACTCATCTCTGGGCAGCCTGTATTCCCATTCAAACTCACCTCTGAGCAGCCTGCAGCCCCATCCGAACTTATGGTTGAGTAGTCTGCAGTCCCACTCGAACTCACCTCTGAGCAGCCTGCATTCCCATCCGAACTCACCTCTGAGCATCCTGCATCCTGCACATGGACCATTTCCATTACCTTTCTGCATCCTGCACATGGACCAAATccacccttctccttcccctcactTTTCTCAGTGAAAGAAGAGGTTTTCTTTTCGGGAATGTCATGCccgcacgcgcgcgcacacacacacgcgagcGCGAATGGCATAAACAAGCAGTAAGAAGGAAACAAATGCCACTTTCTGTCACAAATACGCACATTGCTCAGCTGCTAAGGAACCAGCGCACCTCTGCGGACattgtatttgtattatttccttgGAAATAATACAAGTTACTTGGAAACCTGAGGTAAATCTCACCTTAGATGGCTCAGGTCACAGGCACCAATGGTTCCCTGCTCCTCCCATCCCTCAAGGCAGTGCCAGACACATAATTTGTGGGgctcagtgcaaaatgaaaatggtgGCCCCCCTTgtttaaaaagcaaggaaaatgtGCCAGTAACAGTACTGAAATAttaagctttttccttttttccacagTCTCTCTACTTGAATTGgcatttttttatttgcttgctaTTTAATGCTGTTCTAAGTAAAggcaaattaaaaatttaaattttcgtgaattttactttttatattttgaaatgtcagttttaaatgaaaataaaatatttaattcatatttgGAATCATTGCAATTACTCAGTTCATATTTCATGGCttgtgcatgcatatatattttgttcTTATTGGAAGTGTGCAAACGCTGCAAAAATCCaacttaacttttttattttacttcttgttGCATACATGTTCTTCCAACACTCTGTGACAGCCAGTGGCTCCCATAACGTGACTACTTTGCACTTGCTTTAAGTTTCACTGAACTCCCACACATTTTAGGTAGGTCCGCTGGAGTGCCATGCTCATAGGATATGAAAAAAGAATGGTGGCAGATATGCAGATTCCACGTATCTTCCCTTCTCATCTGCATGCTCCATTGTCCCAATGGACTTCAGTGAAAAAGCAGAAGCTGAAAGAGAAAATTATCAAGAATTTCCAGATAGTGATAGCAACAGCAGAGCACTAACCCAGGTACAGGACCCTTCTGACCTGGGGCCCCGTGTCACTGCACAGATCACAAGCTGGTTAAGCCAAATTTACCTCAGAGACAACTAATATCTTACACCAAGGCAACAGCCTTCTCTAGAAGTCACAAGGCCTGGTTCTTACGTTCCCCAGCCCCTGATATGTTTCTATGCATTAAAAGTTAGTAGAAACTAGGCACAATGGCATacattgtagtcccagctactcccaggGCTgcggtaggaagattgcttgagaccaggagttggaggtttcaGTGTGCTGTGATCGCACCTGGGAAAAGCCACTGCCAGTcctgcctgggaaacaaagcaagactctgtatcttaaaaaaaaaaaaaaaaaaaaaaaaaaaaaaagggttagtGTGTTCCCTTCTCAGTATACACAAGCCCATTTGTCTTTGTGCAAAGAGGATACTCCAGAATTTGCCTCAAGTTCAAGTCATGAGTAGCCTCTAGTGAACTGAGGTCTCAGAATAAGTTGCTTCCCCTTGTCCTTCAGGCAGCTCAGGCAAGCTCCGGCACTGCCCTCTGCTGGCTCCACCGCAGCAAGTTTAAGTAAAACTTAAAGCCTTGGATTaggtcagtgcttctcaaacccTAACTTGCCAGCAAATCACCGGGAGAGCTTGTGAAAATGCACACTCTGaatcagtaggtctggggtgggaacCAGCTTGTCTCAACAGCCAGCATGAGGTTGCACATGGAAGGCTGGCAAGGCCAGGAGCTCCTGTGGACTAAGAGAATGTAACCCTCATATCTGGCTTTGCACAAATAAGCAGCTTGGATTGGGCCCTTGTGTTGGGACCAGGTAGGGGTACATATAAATAGACCTGGCCCCTCATTTACAGCCTATATTTACCAAGTGCTTACCTATGCTAGGGGTCCCATGCTGGAAGCCGCTTACTAATAAGGAACACTGGCTAAGCCCATGTATGTTCCAGGCTCTGTGCCGAGCTTTCATTACCTGAatggctcttttcttttcttttcttttcttttcttttcttttcttttcttttcttttcttttcttttcttttcttctcttttgagacggagagtcgctctgtcacccaggctggagtgcagtgctgtgatctccgctcattgcaagctttgcctcccaggttcacgccattctcctgcctcagcctcctgagtagctgggactacaggcgcccgccaccacgcccggcaaattttttttgtatttttttagtagagacggagtttcaccatgttagccaggatggtctcgatctccccacctcatgatctgccggcctcggcctcacaaagtgctgggattacaggcgtgagccaccgtgcccggccgtggCTTTCTTTAAGGAACAGGGCTGCAGGTTGTTTGGAGTGGAATTGTTTCCGAAAGTCTTCATTGAG
This DNA window, taken from Macaca mulatta isolate MMU2019108-1 chromosome 1, T2T-MMU8v2.0, whole genome shotgun sequence, encodes the following:
- the CD48 gene encoding CD48 antigen isoform X3 is translated as MTVVSGSSVTLNISESLPENYKQLTWFYTFDQKIVEWDSGKSKYFESKFKGRVRLDPQSGALYISKVQKEDNSTYVMRVLKKDGYEQEWKIKLQVLDPVPKPVIKIEKREDVDDNCYLKLSCVIPGESVNYTWYGELPKEIQNSVLETTLKPHKHSRCYTCQVSNSVSSKNGTFCFSPPCTAARSFGVEWIASWLVVTVPIILGLLLI
- the CD48 gene encoding CD48 antigen isoform X1 produces the protein MGSRGWNRCLALELLLLSLSLLAISIQGRLVHMTVVSGSSVTLNISESLPENYKQLTWFYTFDQKIVEWDSGKSKYFESKFKGRVRLDPQSGALYISKVQKEDNSTYVMRVLKKDGYEQEWKIKLQVLDPVPKPVIKIEKREDVDDNCYLKLSCVIPGESVNYTWYGELPKEIQNSVLETTLKPHKHSRCYTCQVSNSVSSKNGTFCFSPPCTAGKKDPWELRGAQGNWSSVERRKAGGSMQPPCTVLWSIPKVSGRAGRCGFCRQLYDQLPASSPHLRGTQCSHLQRTFDRDL
- the CD48 gene encoding CD48 antigen isoform X2, which encodes MGSRGWNRCLALELLLLSLSLLAISIQGRLVHMTVVSGSSVTLNISESLPENYKQLTWFYTFDQKIVEWDSGKSKYFESKFKGRVRLDPQSGALYISKVQKEDNSTYVMRVLKKDGYEQEWKIKLQVLDPVPKPVIKIEKREDVDDNCYLKLSCVIPGESVNYTWYGELPKEIQNSVLETTLKPHKHSRCYTCQVSNSVSSKNGTFCFSPPCTAARSFGVEWIASWLVVTVPIILGLLLI